The following proteins are encoded in a genomic region of Gouania willdenowi chromosome 6, fGouWil2.1, whole genome shotgun sequence:
- the LOC114464220 gene encoding uncharacterized protein LOC114464220, with the protein MFGRANHVSVEETNISEAKMESRKTDDTDAVPSVKSKVKARHSSRSGATSLDKLDTKSDEVTDVSSDDTDPVPSVKSKVKARHSSRSGATSLDKLELEGSVGASKCFRLLPQFRDDSVSDGPIPRLRRTKSVFMNDIIPECSEELYDSLDSGEEYIPNSESSEDSLSDVSSVTIAKLSPRKKVLRDIASTSKHIVPDSTIVNEEDGDSSEAECEWTDDEDCAGTSQRPVRRNAPACVEGQIHVPAVKKNNGKRVYNKRHYCLYCEKSCSKIARHLQLKHSDEGKVLEAFSFPKGSKKRKLHLDLIRNQGNFAHNAAVMKKGEGELVACKRPCKDSKRDDYMHCAYCQGLFIRKILWRHIKVCQFRSKEARPQRGKNKVQALCSFAEPAPDDISERIWKLLSVMQADEITSAVKNDRHIIRIAEQLLNKKGSSDASQAYIRQTLRELGRLLIAARNATTLKTMADFINPKKYVEVVKAVKLTCGYDEETEKYRVPSLAKKIGNALSKLSKVVKVQALIAGDKVLEKKATDFQEVHSEKWNELVSATAARNASESQWNVPTMLPFTEDVQKLHTFLNKNCDECSSNLLEEASEKNWSALAKVVMAEIILFNRRREGEVSRMRLSSFLTRDTSTPHGDIDWALSEAEKVLCKHFTRVIIRGKRGRAVPILLTPKMVDALDLLVKKRDACGVIKTNQYMFARPSATTHFRGSDSLRSFALACSAKCPKALTSTKLRKHAATLSTVLNMSNTEMDQLANFLGHDIRIHREFYRLPDKTLQLAKVSKVLIALEQGRIADFQGKSLDEINIDPQEAAGECDQEPNEEELCEQELSDEEPNDKEDATVPGTPCTDVSERRAVQSPRGQKSSPGQRRDCPTRHQPASKGKSVVKRKWTAKEIGAVEKKLMRFIRSGQVPETEEHIVCVHANQVPRNVIKTKFLCDLRNMMSPQVIKELVRPTTYSFTRLCDKEEAQN; encoded by the exons ATGTTTGGGAGAGCAAATCACGTGTCAGTTGAGGAGACAAATATTTCTGAAGCCAAAATGGAGTCACGTAAGACTGACGACACTGATGCAGTTCCCAGTGTCAAAAGCAAAGTCAAAGCACGTCACAGCAGCCGATCTGGAGCTACGTCACTGGACAAACTG GACACTAAAAGTGATGAGGTGACTGACGTATCTAGTGACGACACCGATCCAGTTCCCAGTGTCAAAAGCAAAGTCAAAGCACGTCACAGCAGCCGATCTGGAGCTACGTCACTGGACAAACTG GAATTGGAAGGATCAGTTGGTGCAAGTAAATGCTTCAGATTGCTGCCTCAGTTCAGGGATGACAGTGTTTCTGATGGACCTATACCAAGGCTCAGAAGAACAAAGAGTGTCTTT ATGAACGACATAATTCCAGAATGCTCAGAAGAGCTCTATGATTCCTTAGATAGTGGAGAAGAATACATTCCCAACTCTGAGTCAAGTGAAGATAGCTTATCAGATGTTAGTTCAGTTACCATAGCTAAACTGAGTCCAAGGAAGAAAGTCCTCCGAGACATTGCTTCTACATCAAAACATATTGTTCCTGACAGCACTATTGTAAATGAGGAAGATGGAGATAGCAGCGAGGCTGAGTGTGAGTGGACAGACGATGAAGACTGTGCTGGCACCAGTCAGCGACCTGTTCGGAGAAATGCTCCGGCATGTGTGGAGGGGCAGATTCATGTTCCTGCTGTTAAGAAGAACAATGGAAAAAGAGTGTATAACAAGAGACACTACTGCCTGTACTGTGAGAAGTCATGCAGCAAAATTGCAAGACATCTTCAACTGAAGCACTCTGATGAAGGTAAAGTCCTGGAAGCCTTCAGTTTTCCAAAGGgctcaaagaaaagaaaacttcaTCTTGATTTAATAAGGAACCAAGGTAATTTTGCACATAATGCAGCTGTCATGAAAAAGGGGGAAGGAGAACTTGTTGCTTGCAAACGACCATGCAAGGACAGTAAGAGAGATGACTACATGCACTGTGCCTACTGCCAGGGGCTTTTCATTCGTAAGATTCTTTGGCGACACATAAAAGTGTGCCAGTTCCGATCAAAAGAGGCCAGACCACAACGTGGAAAAAACAAAGTACAAGCTCTCTGTAGTTTTGCAGAACCAGCTCCAGATGACATTAGTGAACGAATATGGAAGCTGCTCAGTGTTATGCAGGCTGATGAAATCACAAGTGCTGTAAAAAATGATCGTCACATCATCAGAATTGCAGAGCAGTTGCTAAACAAAAAAGGATCATCTGATGCATCTCAAGCCTATATTAGGCAGACTCTGAGAGAACTTGGAAGACTTTTGATTGCTGCGCGAAATGCTACCACACTTAAGACAATGGCAGATTTTATCAATCCCAAAAAATATGTGGAGGTTGTCAAAGCTGTAAAATTGACATGTGGATATGATGaagaaactgaaaaatacagaGTTCCCTCACTTGCAAAGAAAATAGGAAATGCTTTGTCAAAACTCAGCAAAGTTGTAAAGGTCCAGGCTTTAATTGCTGGAGACAAAGTGTTGGAGAAGAAAGCAACAGACTTTCAAGAAGTCCACAGTGAAAAGTGGAATGAGCTGGTGTCTGCTACAGCAGCACGCAATGCTTCAGAATCACAATGGAATGTGCCAACAATGCTGCCGTTCACTGAGGATGTGCAAAAACTTCACACCTTTCTGAACAAAAACTGTGATGAATGCAGCAGTAACTTGTTGGAAGAGGCATCAGAAAAGAACTGGTCTGCACTTGCAAAAGTGGTCATGGCTGAAATTATTTTGTTCAACAGACGTAGAGAGGGAGAGGTTTCAAGAATGCGGCTTTCTTCTTTTCTTACAAGAGACACATCTACCCCACATGGAGACATAGACTGGGCACTTTCTGAGGCTGAGAAAGTTTTATGCAAACACTTTACAAGGGTCATTATCAGAGGGAAAAGAGGACGTGCTGTCCCCATTTTGCTTACCCCTAAAATGGTGGATGCTCTGGATTTGCTGGTGAAAAAACGAGATGCTTGTGGCGTCATAAAGACTAATCAGTACATGTTTGCACGGCCATCAGCAACGACCCACTTCAGAGGGTCAGACTCGCTCCGAAGTTTTGCTCTTGCTTGCAGTGCGAAATGTCCAAAGGCTTTGACCTCAACAAAGTTGCGAAAACATGCTGCCACACTCTCAACTGTACTGAACATGAGCAACACAGAGATGGATCAATTGGCCAACTTTCTTGGCCACGATATAAGGATCCACCGTGAGTTCTACAGACTACCAGACAAAACCCTCCAACTTGCCAAAGTGAGCAAAGTACTGATTGCCCTTGAACAAGGAAGGATTGCAGATTTCCAAGGAAAGAGTTTGGATGAAATTAACATTGATCCACAGG AGGCAGCTGGGGAATGTGACCAGGAGCCCAATGAGGAAGAGCTCTGCGAACAGGAGCTTAGTGATGAAGAGCCTAATGACAAAGAAGATGCCACAGTTCCTGGGACTCCGTGCACAG ATGTCTCAGAAAGGAGAGCTGTCCAAAGTCCTCGGGGTCAGAAATCATCACCAGGACAAAGACGAGACTGCCCAACAAGACATCAGCCAGCCTCAAAAG GAAAATCGGTTGTAAAGAGGAAATGGACAGCGAAGGAAATTGGGGCTGTTGAGAAGAAGCTGATGAGGTTCATTCGCTCTGGCCAGGTTCCAG AGACTGAAgaacacattgtgtgtgttcatgcaAATCAGGTTCCTCGTAATGTtattaaaacaaagtttttgtgt GACCTAAGGAACATGATGTCCCCTCAAGTGATAAAGGAACTGGTGCGCCCCACAACATATAGTTTTacaagactgtgt gacaAGGAAGAAGCTCAAAACTAG
- the LOC114464219 gene encoding bromodomain-containing protein 4-like: MCLRLLGLMASAILVTYLSRFHMWEFQLWVAMCRLEMVHHGAWRLLVTSEMLVPPWDLAVVLEGLKHPPFEPIGCANLKSVSLKAVLLLALASNVSPTLRTSDGNDGGPEHAAKDISSPTPNEKQTSKTQPASSLQPVQHPSQQHQVASDLQPVQHPSQQYQVASDLQPVQHPSQQHQVASALQPVQQPSQQHQVASALQPVQQPSQQHQVASAIHAPSNQHLQQQSQHQSHPYQLLQSSPQQSPPPLHLLYHQPLQSIEVQPPPLYGPSYSKSLSSYYQLTPSTSQQVYAQVHHSTIVSQGTPDKHGVNQDVFQSAIETPPHSVRSSFMKMLNTPPGSSRVEHNGAISDTSTADTIILERSPIEEYGEPCETPQSSEQGFQPCEHCAAEFARLKEDNKRLEVLNTIDCADLENIRKLLGKIEGIVPSTKEGHQGPQRDKKELYPGSGLYISATRLVAIKVEAKKDCLRLFHLLFDEVFSPEECRNCVAFGKHGKIPEGKTQLNKRKVDAVLTYIMHCCTLTGWVPVEMSKVKKALINKCRARAARSLLS, translated from the exons ATGTGTCTCCGGCTGCTCGGGCTTATGGCGTCAGCCATCCTGGTGACCTACCTCAGCCGCTTCCACATGTGGGAATTCCAGCTGTGGGTGGCCATGTGTAGACTGGAAATGGTGCATCATGGAGCGTGGAGGCTATTGGTCACGTCGGA GATGCTGGTGCCGCCGTGGGACTTGGCTGTGGTTCTGGAGGGTCTTAAGCACCCTCCCTTTGAACCGATAGGATGTGCAAACTTAAAGTCTGTGTCCCTGAAGGCAGTGTTGCTACTGGCTTTAGCGTCAA ATGTCTCACCAACGTTACGCACATCAGATGGCAATGACGGCGGTCCCGAGCACGCAGCGAAAGACATCAGCAGTCCTACTCCGAATGAAAAGCAGACCTCAAAGACG CAGCCTGCGTCATCCCTCCAGCCTGTACAGCATCCATCTCAGCAGCACCAGGTAGCCTCAGACCTTCAGCCTGTACAGCATCCATCTCAGCAGTACCAGGTAGCCTCAGACCTTCAGCCTGTACAGCATCCATCTCAGCAGCACCAGGTAGCCTCAGCCCTTCAGCCTGTACAGCAACCATCTCAGCAGCACCAGGTAGCCTCAGCCCTTCAGCCTGTACAGCAACCATCTCAGCAGCACCAGGTTGCCTCAGCCATCCATGCTCCTTCCAACCAGCATCTTCAGCAACAATCTCAACACCAGTCTCATCCATACCAGCTTCTCCAATCCTCTCCGCAACAGTCTCCACCGCCGCTTCACCTTCTTTACCACCAGCCTCTTCAATCTATTGAGGTCCAGCCACCACCTCTCTATGGGCCATCATATTCCAAATCCCTCAGCAGCTATTATCAGCTCACACCTAGTACATCACAGCAGGTGTACGCTCAGGTTCACCACAGTACTATTGTTAGCCAGGGGACTCCTGACAAACATGGTGTCAATCAAGATGTCTTCCAGTCAGCTATTGAAACCCCTCCTCATTCTGTCCGAAGCAGCTTCATGAAGATGTTAAACACCCCTCCAGGCAGTAGCAGAGTGGAGCACAATGGCGCCATCTCAGACACAAGTACTGCTGACACAATAATACTTGAGCGTAGTCCAATAGAAGAGTATGGTGAGCCATGTGAGACCCCACAGTCTAGCGAACAAGGTTTTCAACCTTGCGAGCATTGTGCAGCAGAGTTTGCAAGGctgaaagaagacaataagAGGCTGGAGGTGCTGAACACTATAG ATTGTGCAGATCTGGAGAATATCAGGAAGCTTCTGGGCAAAATTGAAGGAATAGTACCAAGCACCAAGGAGGGACACCAGGGTCCACAAAGAGACAAGAAAGAACTGTACCCGGGAAGCGGCCTGTACATCTCTGCAACTCGTCTTGTTGCAATTAAAGTGGAGGCCAAGAAAGACTGCCTCCGCCTGTTCCACCTTCTGTTTGATGAAGTGTTCTCACCAGAGGAGTGCAGGAATTGTGTTGCATTCGGCAAACATGGAAAAATTCCTGAAGGCAAGACACAGCTGAATAAGCGTAAAGTAGACGCAGTATTGA CTTACATCATGCACTGCTGCACCTTGACAGGATGGGTTCCGGTGGAGATGTCAAAAGTGAAAAAAGCACTCATCAATAAATGCCGTGCAAGAGCAGCCCGGAGTCTTCTGAGTTAA